In one window of Candidatus Avedoeria danica DNA:
- a CDS encoding glycosyltransferase family 4 protein has protein sequence MTATAPPPAPSSYRVLMVAPTSFFGDYGCHVRILEEARTLQAMGHHVRIVTYHNGNDVPGLTVQRCLPIPWRERYEVGSSRHKLAFDVLLSARVLQSALAFRPDVIHGHLHEGALIGGAVARLVRRPIVFDFQGSLSGEMVDHGFVREGGRWQAAARWLERRIDHRPEAIVTSTAFATEHLIDDFDVPRARIVALPDCVNAATFRPDVLTPAERAAARRALGLPEAAPIVVYLGLLARHQGTNVLLHAARKVIDARPDVRFLVMGYPGTEWYARRAEQLGLHGRILFTGRIPYDQAPAHLALGDIAVAPKISTTEGSGKLLNYMAMALPTVTFDTPVNREYLGDDGLFAAPFADPDAFATRILDTLADPAGARATGERLRARAVEGYDWARAGETLVDVYRRVGAGGHGQRMDAHPSSPALPPREASSPSPRLGGGGRGERALGRRVERAEGRRPERPSVRPSNTPSSPPK, from the coding sequence GTGACCGCAACCGCCCCACCCCCCGCCCCCTCGTCCTACCGCGTCCTCATGGTCGCCCCGACGTCGTTCTTCGGCGACTACGGCTGCCACGTGCGGATTCTCGAGGAGGCCCGCACGCTGCAGGCGATGGGGCACCACGTGCGCATCGTCACGTACCACAACGGCAACGACGTGCCAGGGCTGACCGTCCAGCGCTGCCTGCCGATCCCGTGGCGGGAGCGCTACGAGGTCGGCTCGTCGCGGCACAAGCTGGCGTTCGACGTCCTGCTGTCCGCGCGCGTGCTCCAGAGCGCGCTCGCCTTCCGCCCTGACGTGATTCACGGCCACCTGCACGAGGGCGCGCTGATCGGCGGCGCGGTGGCGCGGCTCGTGCGGCGGCCGATCGTCTTCGACTTCCAGGGCAGCCTTTCGGGCGAGATGGTGGATCACGGCTTCGTCCGCGAGGGCGGCCGCTGGCAGGCGGCCGCACGCTGGCTCGAGCGGCGGATCGACCACCGGCCGGAAGCGATCGTGACGAGCACGGCTTTCGCCACCGAGCACCTCATCGATGACTTCGATGTGCCGCGCGCGCGGATCGTCGCCCTGCCGGACTGCGTGAACGCCGCCACGTTCCGCCCCGACGTCCTGACGCCCGCCGAGCGCGCCGCCGCCCGCCGCGCCCTCGGCCTGCCGGAGGCGGCGCCGATCGTCGTCTACCTCGGCCTGCTGGCGCGCCATCAGGGCACCAACGTCCTGCTCCACGCCGCCCGCAAGGTCATCGACGCACGGCCCGACGTGCGCTTCCTGGTGATGGGCTACCCCGGCACGGAGTGGTACGCCCGCCGCGCCGAGCAGCTCGGCCTGCACGGGCGCATCCTCTTCACGGGCCGCATCCCGTACGACCAGGCGCCGGCCCACCTGGCGCTCGGCGACATCGCCGTGGCGCCCAAGATCAGCACGACCGAGGGCAGCGGCAAGCTGCTGAACTACATGGCGATGGCGCTCCCGACGGTGACGTTCGACACCCCCGTCAACCGCGAGTACCTGGGCGACGACGGCCTCTTCGCCGCCCCGTTCGCCGACCCCGATGCCTTCGCCACCCGCATCCTCGACACCTTGGCCGACCCCGCCGGCGCCCGCGCGACGGGCGAACGACTGCGCGCCCGCGCGGTTGAGGGGTATGACTGGGCGCGGGCAGGAGAAACACTCGTCGACGTCTACCGAAGAGTCGGCGCGGGCGGTCACGGCCAACGCATGGACGCCCATCCCTCGTCTCCCGCTCTCCCCCCCCGCGAAGCATCCTCCCCCTCCCCCAGACTTGGGGGAGGGGGTCGGGGGGAGAGGGCCTTAGGCCGTCGGGTGGAGAGAGCTGAAGGCCGACGGCCTGAGAGGCCCTCAGTCCGTCCGTCGAACACACCCTCCTCACCCCCCAAATGA
- a CDS encoding ABC transporter permease has protein sequence MTPHTNLPHQDRPLAHRLRELWAYRHLVGNLVIRDLKVRYKNSVLGVLWSLASPLLMMLVFYVIFGVMQSPSVDRAFHLFVLTGLLPWNWFSMSVAGGVGCVVGNASLINKVYFPREVLPVGVVLGELVNFLFALPVLIAMLVLWDIPLTIHALWLPVIIAIQAVFTLGIVFLLSCANVYYRDTAKIMEVVLLAWFFGTPIFYDYGAFNRVIHIVGWPIETGRLAYILNPMGTLVANYRTVLYGSPDGPPSAPDALFLLRTALTAFAILAIGYWAFARRSGRFGEEV, from the coding sequence ATGACCCCCCACACGAACCTCCCACACCAGGATCGCCCCCTCGCCCACCGCCTGCGCGAGCTCTGGGCCTACCGCCATCTCGTCGGCAACCTCGTGATCCGCGACCTCAAGGTGCGCTACAAGAACTCGGTGCTCGGCGTCCTGTGGTCGCTGGCCAGCCCGCTGCTGATGATGCTCGTGTTCTACGTGATCTTCGGCGTGATGCAGAGCCCGTCTGTCGACCGTGCGTTCCACCTCTTCGTGCTGACGGGATTGCTGCCCTGGAACTGGTTCAGCATGAGCGTGGCGGGCGGCGTCGGGTGCGTCGTCGGGAACGCATCGCTGATCAACAAGGTCTACTTTCCGCGTGAGGTCCTGCCGGTCGGCGTCGTCCTCGGCGAGCTCGTGAACTTCCTGTTCGCGCTGCCCGTGCTCATCGCCATGCTCGTGCTGTGGGACATCCCGCTGACGATCCATGCCCTCTGGCTGCCCGTGATCATCGCCATCCAGGCCGTCTTCACGCTCGGCATCGTCTTCCTGCTCTCGTGCGCCAACGTCTACTACCGCGACACCGCCAAGATCATGGAGGTCGTGCTGTTGGCCTGGTTCTTCGGCACCCCGATCTTCTACGACTATGGCGCGTTCAACCGCGTGATCCACATCGTCGGCTGGCCGATCGAGACCGGCCGCCTGGCCTACATCCTCAACCCGATGGGCACGCTCGTGGCCAACTACCGCACCGTCCTGTACGGCTCGCCCGACGGCCCGCCGAGCGCCCCCGACGCGCTCTTCCTGCTCCGCACCGCCCTGACGGCCTTCGCGATCCTGGCCATCGGCTATTGGGCGTTCGCGCGGCGGTCTGGCCGGTTCGGGGAAGAGGTATAG
- a CDS encoding site-2 protease family protein produces the protein MIFELFRNPIQGVALITALVIGLTFHEYAHAWWANHLGDDTAARLGRLTLNPIKHLDPLGSLMMLLVGFGWAKPVPVNGWRLTRQGMLQVALAGPVSNMILATIAALGARALSASDGRWPTFVASFLLFFALLNLFLAFFNLIPVAPLDGWKVLMGLVPASRAEWLAQYERYGPIVLLIVILMGRNGTFDIFSWLVQAPAQWILRLLAGPAIA, from the coding sequence ATGATCTTCGAGCTCTTCCGCAACCCGATCCAAGGGGTCGCGCTCATCACCGCGCTCGTCATCGGGTTGACGTTCCACGAGTACGCGCACGCTTGGTGGGCCAACCATCTCGGTGACGACACGGCGGCGCGCCTTGGCCGGCTGACGCTCAACCCGATCAAGCACCTCGATCCGCTCGGCTCGCTGATGATGCTCCTCGTCGGCTTCGGCTGGGCCAAGCCCGTGCCGGTGAACGGCTGGCGGCTGACGCGCCAGGGAATGCTGCAAGTGGCCCTGGCCGGACCGGTCTCCAACATGATCCTGGCGACGATCGCGGCGCTGGGCGCCCGCGCGCTGTCGGCCTCGGACGGCCGCTGGCCGACGTTCGTCGCCTCGTTCCTCCTCTTCTTCGCGCTGTTGAACCTGTTCCTCGCCTTCTTCAACCTCATCCCCGTCGCGCCGCTCGATGGCTGGAAGGTCCTCATGGGGCTCGTGCCGGCGAGCCGCGCGGAGTGGCTGGCGCAGTACGAGCGCTACGGGCCCATCGTGCTCCTCATCGTCATCCTGATGGGTCGCAACGGAACGTTCGACATCTTCAGCTGGCTCGTGCAGGCCCCGGCGCAGTGGATCCTCCGCCTCTTGGCCGGCCCGGCGATCGCCTGA
- a CDS encoding ABC transporter ATP-binding protein, protein MSGAIRFEGVTKSFVIAHDRPRSFQEAFVRVFRRTAAAERDVLVALDDVSFDVAPGTAVGLVGPNGTGKSTALKLVARIVEPSAGRVEVSGRVAALLELGAGFHPDLTGRENVYLNGSLLGLGRRDMSRRFDAIVAFSELERFIDVPVKHYSSGMYMRLGFATAIHLDAEILLIDEILAVGDQAFQHKCRERITSLRKSGVTILLVSHDTEAVRELCDRAIWLEDGVIQADGSCDDVLQGYYRSMVAREEARLEAEAAAEAAAEAAAEAAADASAPTSPHADTGAPTTGRVGARHAVPPSPTSPPRPPTSPDRFGSGEVEIADVEVLGPDGTPHPIVLTGQPLTIRLHYVAHRRIDHPVFGIAVHRDDGTHVSGPNTRDAGLSIPYIDGPGTIDVRIDRLTLLEGNYELSAACYDDALSHAYDHHHRRFPMRVRAGDIRERFGLLALDAAWTHRAGDRGDER, encoded by the coding sequence ATGAGCGGTGCGATCCGCTTCGAGGGCGTCACGAAGTCGTTCGTCATCGCCCACGACCGGCCGCGCAGCTTCCAGGAGGCGTTCGTCCGCGTCTTCCGCCGGACCGCCGCGGCCGAACGAGACGTCCTCGTGGCGCTCGACGACGTCTCGTTCGACGTCGCGCCCGGCACGGCCGTCGGGCTCGTCGGGCCGAACGGAACCGGAAAGAGCACGGCCCTCAAGCTTGTGGCGCGGATCGTCGAGCCGTCCGCCGGGCGGGTCGAGGTCAGCGGGCGCGTCGCGGCGCTGCTCGAGCTCGGCGCCGGCTTCCACCCTGACCTGACCGGCCGCGAGAACGTGTACTTGAACGGCTCGCTGCTCGGCCTCGGACGGCGCGACATGAGCCGCCGCTTCGACGCGATCGTGGCCTTCAGCGAGCTCGAGCGCTTCATCGACGTGCCGGTGAAGCACTACTCGTCCGGCATGTACATGCGCCTCGGCTTCGCCACGGCCATCCACCTGGACGCCGAGATCCTGCTGATCGACGAGATCCTGGCCGTGGGCGATCAGGCTTTCCAGCACAAGTGCCGCGAGCGGATCACGTCCCTGCGCAAGTCCGGCGTCACGATCCTCCTCGTGAGCCACGACACCGAGGCCGTCCGCGAACTCTGCGACCGCGCGATCTGGCTCGAGGACGGCGTCATCCAAGCGGACGGCTCGTGCGACGACGTGCTGCAGGGCTACTACCGCAGCATGGTCGCGCGCGAGGAGGCGCGCCTGGAGGCGGAAGCAGCGGCCGAAGCGGCAGCCGAAGCGGCAGCCGAAGCCGCGGCCGACGCCTCCGCCCCCACGTCGCCCCACGCCGACACCGGCGCCCCAACCACCGGCCGTGTAGGGGCACGGCATGCCGTGCCCCCCTCGCCGACCTCCCCACCCCGCCCCCCCACCTCCCCCGACCGCTTCGGCAGCGGCGAGGTCGAGATCGCCGACGTCGAGGTCCTCGGCCCCGACGGCACCCCCCACCCGATCGTCCTGACCGGCCAGCCCCTCACGATCCGCCTCCACTACGTCGCCCACCGCCGGATCGACCACCCCGTCTTCGGCATCGCCGTCCACCGCGACGACGGCACGCACGTCTCCGGCCCCAACACGCGCGACGCCGGGTTGTCGATTCCCTACATCGACGGTCCGGGAACGATCGACGTCCGCATCGACCGGCTGACGCTGCTCGAGGGCAACTACGAGCTCTCCGCCGCGTGCTACGACGACGCGCTGTCCCACGCCTACGACCACCACCACCGCCGCTTCCCGATGCGCGTCCGCGCCGGCGACATCCGCGAGCGCTTTGGGCTGCTCGCGCTCGATGCGGCGTGGACACATCGGGCGGGGGATCGGGGCGACGAACGCTGA
- a CDS encoding glycosyltransferase family 4 protein — protein MTLIIAGDRIAPRMAGPSIRALEIARALHARGLPVTLAAPGEVALDLPFPSIGYDVRGEALRAAAAGATSIFIQGLTLAQYPFLAALDIPIVVDLYDPFVLENLHARVHDTPSGRRRGHETDLAALVDQLKRGDFFVCASEIQRDYWLGCLTAVGRINPPIYDGGADLRHLIDLLPFGLPDTPPAVPTTPVLRGVHPHVGPDDRILLWGGGIWDWFDPLTLIRAVAAVAAERDDVRLYFMGTRTPSLYRPKQTMADQAVALARDLGLLDHIVLFNDGWVDYDARAGYLLEADLAVSTHLPHVETRYAYRTRLLDCIWSGLPMLVTDGDVLADVVRREGLGEVVPPNDVGAAAAALRRMLAVVDAAAARGDATRGRAAYAAAFERVRASMTWSAATAPLARFAAAPVRAADRPMGDVLAGRGAATPVAGLPRRAVEIVREGGVLALVEEGVRYVRWVRRGR, from the coding sequence ATGACCCTCATCATCGCCGGCGACCGCATCGCCCCCCGCATGGCCGGCCCGAGCATCCGCGCCCTCGAGATCGCCCGCGCCCTCCACGCACGCGGCCTCCCGGTGACGCTGGCCGCACCGGGCGAGGTCGCGCTCGATCTGCCGTTCCCGAGCATCGGCTACGACGTCCGCGGCGAGGCGCTGCGGGCAGCCGCCGCGGGCGCGACGTCGATCTTCATCCAAGGCCTCACCCTCGCCCAGTACCCGTTCCTGGCCGCGCTCGACATCCCGATCGTCGTCGACCTCTACGACCCGTTCGTCCTCGAGAACCTCCATGCCCGCGTCCACGACACGCCGTCGGGCCGCCGGAGAGGCCACGAGACGGACCTGGCCGCGCTCGTCGATCAGCTCAAGCGAGGGGACTTCTTCGTCTGCGCCTCCGAGATCCAGCGCGATTACTGGCTCGGCTGCCTGACGGCCGTCGGTCGGATCAACCCGCCGATCTACGACGGCGGCGCCGACCTGCGCCACCTCATCGACCTCCTGCCCTTCGGCCTGCCCGACACGCCGCCCGCCGTACCGACGACGCCCGTCCTCCGCGGCGTCCACCCGCACGTCGGCCCGGATGACCGCATCCTGCTGTGGGGCGGCGGCATCTGGGACTGGTTCGACCCGCTGACGTTGATCCGCGCCGTCGCCGCCGTCGCCGCCGAGCGCGACGACGTCCGGCTGTACTTCATGGGCACGCGCACGCCGAGCCTCTATCGCCCGAAGCAGACGATGGCCGACCAGGCCGTGGCCCTCGCCCGCGACCTCGGCCTCTTGGACCACATCGTCCTGTTCAACGACGGCTGGGTGGACTACGACGCCCGCGCCGGCTACCTGCTGGAAGCCGACCTCGCCGTCAGCACCCACCTGCCGCACGTCGAAACGCGCTACGCCTACCGCACGCGCCTGCTGGACTGCATCTGGTCCGGCCTGCCGATGCTCGTCACGGACGGCGACGTGCTCGCGGACGTCGTGCGGCGCGAGGGCCTCGGCGAGGTCGTACCGCCCAACGACGTCGGCGCCGCGGCCGCCGCCCTGCGCCGGATGCTGGCCGTCGTCGATGCCGCCGCAGCGAGGGGCGACGCGACCCGCGGGCGCGCGGCGTACGCCGCGGCCTTCGAGCGCGTGCGCGCGTCGATGACGTGGTCGGCCGCGACGGCGCCGCTGGCCCGCTTCGCCGCCGCACCGGTGCGGGCGGCCGATCGGCCGATGGGCGACGTGCTGGCGGGCCGGGGGGCGGCGACGCCGGTGGCGGGGCTCCCGCGGCGGGCGGTGGAGATCGTGCGGGAGGGGGGGGTGTTGGCGCTGGTGGAGGAGGGGGTGCGGTACGTGCGATGGGTTCGGCGGGGGCGGTGA
- a CDS encoding prephenate dehydrogenase/arogenate dehydrogenase family protein produces the protein MAREQPPVIAIIGLGPVGTALGRALAHVRTDYRLVGHDRDAARAKAALAAGAIDEARWNLVAAVEDADLIVLTEPLDQTLLTIEHIAPHVRPGSLVTDTAPVMRPVLRAAADLPAGVSFISGHPILAGRLVAADAAAAAPASAAADATPVNADADGTPGAGRTGAAASPFTGVAYCIVPAASADAAAVRVLTNLIDAIGAEPYFIDADEHDALATAVDQLPHLAGAALARVLGHSPSATDIGRLMPPSMHTTWLATGRDGVDAAAAAMMDRSAVLSWLDALGRELAELRVRIAAADAAAIGEWLTEADAARAHLAPASLDRRQGDGVDQNAAWNDIGSANPLRGLLLGRRKGR, from the coding sequence ATGGCCCGTGAGCAGCCCCCCGTCATCGCGATCATCGGCCTCGGTCCCGTCGGGACCGCGCTCGGCCGGGCGCTGGCGCACGTCCGGACGGACTACCGACTGGTGGGACACGACCGCGACGCTGCCCGCGCCAAGGCCGCACTGGCCGCCGGCGCAATCGACGAGGCGCGCTGGAACCTCGTGGCCGCCGTCGAGGATGCCGACCTGATCGTCCTGACCGAGCCGCTCGATCAGACGCTGCTGACGATCGAGCACATCGCGCCCCACGTCCGCCCCGGCTCGCTCGTCACGGACACAGCGCCCGTGATGCGCCCCGTGCTCCGCGCCGCCGCCGACCTGCCGGCGGGCGTCTCGTTCATCAGCGGCCACCCGATCCTCGCCGGTCGGCTCGTGGCGGCGGACGCGGCGGCTGCGGCGCCGGCAAGCGCGGCGGCCGATGCGACGCCGGTGAACGCCGACGCCGATGGGACGCCCGGCGCGGGCCGTACGGGGGCGGCGGCGTCACCATTCACCGGCGTCGCCTACTGCATCGTGCCGGCCGCGTCAGCCGACGCGGCGGCCGTCCGCGTGCTGACGAACCTGATCGACGCAATCGGCGCCGAGCCGTACTTCATCGACGCGGACGAGCACGACGCGCTCGCCACCGCTGTCGACCAGCTGCCCCACCTGGCCGGCGCCGCCCTGGCGCGCGTCCTCGGCCACAGCCCGTCGGCCACCGACATCGGGCGGCTGATGCCCCCGAGCATGCACACCACGTGGCTGGCCACCGGCCGCGACGGCGTGGACGCGGCCGCGGCTGCGATGATGGACCGGTCGGCCGTCCTGTCATGGCTGGACGCGCTCGGCCGCGAGCTCGCCGAGCTGCGCGTTCGCATCGCCGCGGCGGACGCGGCAGCGATCGGCGAATGGCTGACCGAGGCCGACGCTGCGCGTGCGCACCTGGCCCCTGCCAGCCTGGACCGGCGCCAAGGCGACGGCGTCGACCAGAACGCCGCCTGGAACGACATCGGGTCGGCGAACCCGCTGCGGGGGTTGTTGTTGGGGCGAAGGAAGGGGCGGTAG
- a CDS encoding nucleotidyltransferase domain-containing protein, whose product MPDIQVTQRQATTLDVAPAHLALLRAILARHIPDRTVVAFGSRTIGAAKPWSDLDLAILGNTRLPVVVLARLASDLTESMLPFRVDIVERAAVSGEFGERIDRGASVVRSGASA is encoded by the coding sequence ATGCCTGACATTCAGGTCACCCAACGCCAGGCCACTACCCTGGACGTCGCCCCCGCTCACCTCGCTCTCCTGCGGGCGATCCTCGCCCGCCACATCCCCGACCGCACCGTCGTGGCCTTCGGCTCGCGGACAATCGGCGCGGCCAAGCCTTGGTCCGATCTGGACCTCGCGATTCTCGGCAACACGCGCCTGCCAGTGGTCGTGCTGGCACGCCTTGCCTCGGATCTCACGGAGTCAATGCTGCCCTTCCGCGTCGACATCGTCGAACGGGCCGCCGTATCTGGCGAGTTCGGGGAGCGAATCGACCGCGGCGCCTCGGTCGTGCGGTCCGGCGCGAGCGCGTAG